The Algoriphagus sp. TR-M9 genome has a window encoding:
- a CDS encoding S9 family peptidase → MQRKLMFLPLLFIALFQAKAQSELSVEYIMRDPSWMGTFPSSASWSDDSETIYFRYNLDQDPADSLYKIQLNRDQKISKVSWLELRSRERDEASYNADKTLRLYQIDEKLMLEDLSSGNTEVLLEWPENFADPKFLANEEEIAFSSKANIYIYNLSSKTIRKATNISTSSKPKDNSKGNATDLPWLESENLELLAVVREREEKSKMRKDYRESFQDGEVEEFVYYTEGKSPVNLQLSPDGKFASFTIYNSSNSKNTKVPDYVDASGYTVDLNARAKVGTSTPAQAEIGIYDLEQDTVYFLTASELPGIKDLPDYVSDYPDKTWEEKERTVSFSSPYFSPDGSRAIINIRSTDNKDRWIAEIDLNSGKLKTLDRQRDEAWIAGPGIGWSFSGGTMGWLPDNKHIYFQSEESGYSHLYLLDVSTGEKKALTSGKYEVFDPFLSKDKKSWYFTSSEVDPGERHFYQMPLMGGKAVKLTSMTGNNDVSLSPDEKKLAIVYSYSNKPAELYLQDNKAGAKAVQLTAGQSDEFKAYNWRDPQIVRFTAEDGAQVPARLYTPDPAKKNGAAVVFVHGAGYLQNVHKWWSSYFREYMFHNLLTDLGYTVLDIDYRGSAGYGRDWRTGIYRHMGGKDLSDQVDGVKYLIENHGVDPDRVGLYGGSYGGFITLMALFNASDTFKSGAALRSVTDWAHYNHGYTSNILNTPEEDPIAYRRSSPIYFAEGLKGNLLMAHGMVDVNVHFQDVVRLSQRFIELGKDNWEMAIYPVEDHGFVEPSSWTDEYKRILKLFNNTLLQE, encoded by the coding sequence ATGCAGCGAAAACTAATGTTTCTGCCTTTGCTTTTTATTGCCCTGTTTCAGGCCAAGGCACAGTCCGAATTGAGTGTAGAATACATCATGAGAGATCCCAGCTGGATGGGTACTTTCCCTTCCAGTGCATCATGGAGTGATGATTCTGAAACTATTTATTTTCGGTACAATCTGGATCAGGATCCGGCTGATTCCTTATACAAAATCCAGCTGAATCGGGACCAAAAAATCTCAAAAGTATCCTGGCTGGAACTACGGTCCAGAGAACGTGACGAGGCGAGCTATAATGCGGATAAAACCCTTCGTTTATATCAGATCGATGAAAAACTAATGTTAGAAGACCTATCTTCCGGCAACACTGAGGTACTGCTGGAGTGGCCAGAGAATTTTGCAGACCCCAAGTTTCTTGCCAATGAAGAAGAAATCGCCTTTAGCTCAAAGGCAAATATCTACATCTATAACCTATCCAGTAAAACCATACGCAAAGCCACCAATATTTCCACAAGTTCCAAACCAAAGGATAATTCAAAGGGAAATGCTACGGACTTACCTTGGCTGGAGTCGGAAAACCTAGAACTGCTCGCTGTAGTCCGTGAAAGAGAGGAAAAAAGTAAAATGAGAAAAGACTACCGGGAATCCTTTCAAGACGGGGAGGTAGAGGAGTTTGTGTATTACACAGAAGGAAAGTCCCCGGTAAACCTACAGCTTTCTCCGGATGGCAAATTTGCCAGTTTTACCATCTATAATTCCTCCAACAGTAAAAACACCAAAGTGCCCGACTATGTAGATGCATCAGGCTACACCGTGGATCTTAATGCCCGGGCAAAAGTGGGAACCTCTACTCCTGCCCAAGCGGAAATCGGAATCTACGATTTAGAGCAGGATACGGTCTATTTCCTGACCGCTTCGGAACTTCCTGGTATCAAAGACCTACCCGATTATGTATCCGATTACCCAGACAAAACCTGGGAGGAAAAAGAAAGAACAGTCAGTTTTTCCAGTCCATATTTTTCTCCAGATGGCAGCAGAGCAATTATCAATATTCGATCTACAGATAATAAAGACAGGTGGATAGCAGAAATTGACCTGAATTCAGGTAAACTTAAAACCCTTGATCGCCAGCGTGATGAGGCATGGATCGCCGGTCCGGGCATAGGCTGGTCATTTTCTGGGGGAACCATGGGATGGCTACCGGACAACAAGCACATTTATTTTCAATCTGAAGAAAGTGGTTATTCCCACCTGTATTTGCTGGATGTGAGCACTGGGGAAAAGAAAGCTTTGACCTCAGGAAAATATGAAGTCTTTGATCCTTTCCTCTCCAAAGACAAAAAATCCTGGTATTTCACCAGCTCAGAAGTAGATCCAGGCGAGCGTCATTTTTATCAAATGCCCTTGATGGGCGGTAAGGCGGTCAAGCTGACTTCCATGACTGGAAACAACGATGTAAGTCTTTCTCCAGATGAGAAAAAGCTCGCCATTGTATATTCTTATAGTAACAAGCCTGCAGAGCTTTACCTACAGGACAATAAAGCTGGTGCAAAGGCTGTTCAGCTCACAGCTGGTCAAAGCGATGAATTTAAAGCTTACAACTGGAGGGATCCGCAAATTGTAAGATTTACTGCTGAGGATGGCGCTCAGGTGCCTGCTAGACTGTACACGCCCGACCCAGCCAAAAAGAACGGTGCTGCAGTAGTCTTTGTCCATGGTGCCGGATATTTACAAAATGTCCATAAATGGTGGAGCAGTTACTTTAGAGAGTACATGTTTCATAATTTATTGACAGATTTAGGTTATACTGTTTTGGACATAGATTACCGTGGTTCTGCGGGATATGGGAGAGATTGGAGAACAGGCATCTACCGCCATATGGGTGGCAAAGACCTTTCTGACCAAGTGGATGGAGTGAAATATCTCATCGAAAATCACGGGGTAGATCCAGACCGCGTAGGCTTGTATGGAGGCAGCTATGGTGGTTTTATCACACTTATGGCACTTTTCAATGCTTCTGACACATTCAAGTCCGGAGCAGCACTCCGCTCAGTGACAGATTGGGCGCATTACAATCACGGCTACACCTCCAATATCCTGAACACACCCGAAGAGGACCCTATTGCTTACCGACGTTCCTCTCCTATTTACTTTGCCGAAGGACTTAAAGGAAACTTACTAATGGCGCATGGCATGGTAGATGTAAATGTTCATTTTCAGGACGTAGTGAGGCTATCCCAGCGGTTTATCGAGCTGGGAAAAGATAATTGGGAAATGGCGATTTATCCTGTGGAAGATCACGGATTCGTAGAGCCAAGTTCCTGGACAGATGAGTATAAACGGATTTTGAAGCTGTTCAATAACACCTTGCTGCAAGAGTAA
- a CDS encoding DUF7255 family protein → MDNLMTRQLDLILREGEVDFEREFELVAKPDFLDQKGKNWLAEIYEDLGGKKGGPLLEKFRFDFKIGRNLFLYDDELHFNRYRLISFRSDLYNELNFEFVDAQRRLCRSFEKECLKVGMQERVWYGPPIAKHCFGAGSEPGDFSGNGAIGWKLFAYNDAQMDLQTRIHGYKLHRITPFETLMTGGSLKRLDQLLINPKEEQRVMLLNWFNRKYQD, encoded by the coding sequence ATGGACAATCTAATGACTCGGCAGCTAGACCTGATCCTAAGGGAAGGCGAGGTGGATTTCGAGCGTGAGTTTGAGTTAGTAGCCAAGCCTGATTTTCTGGACCAAAAAGGAAAAAACTGGCTTGCAGAAATATATGAAGACCTGGGTGGAAAAAAAGGGGGACCTTTGTTGGAAAAGTTTAGGTTCGATTTCAAAATCGGCAGAAACCTCTTCCTCTATGACGATGAACTCCACTTTAATAGATATAGGCTAATTTCTTTTAGATCAGATCTCTATAATGAATTGAATTTTGAATTTGTAGATGCTCAACGACGGCTTTGTAGGAGCTTTGAAAAGGAGTGTCTCAAGGTAGGTATGCAAGAAAGGGTTTGGTATGGACCTCCCATTGCCAAGCACTGTTTTGGTGCCGGAAGTGAGCCAGGTGACTTTTCAGGAAATGGTGCTATAGGCTGGAAATTATTTGCTTATAACGACGCTCAAATGGATCTCCAAACCAGAATTCATGGCTATAAGTTGCATAGAATTACTCCTTTCGAAACCCTGATGACAGGTGGATCTCTAAAGCGACTGGATCAGTTGCTCATTAATCCCAAAGAAGAACAGCGCGTGATGCTATTGAACTGGTTTAATAGAAAGTATCAAGACTGA
- a CDS encoding efflux RND transporter permease subunit, with protein MQITKISIQRSTMVVVLFTVLTLLGIFSYTQLSYELLPKMETNVVTISTVYPGAAPTEVETSVTKKIEDAVASLEGIKSMNSISQESISIITIELEAGEDVDYSLQDAQRKINAILGDLPDDADPPSLGKFDLDDLPIMQLAVYSNLNPSEFYDLVKNKIQPSLAQIKGVAQVNMLGGTEREIKVNLDRNKLDAYGISPISVAQTINASNLDFPTGRLKDNEGQVLIRLAGKFQNIQDIENLVIAYRNDESPIQLKEVAEVQDSFKDEEILTRLNGKSAIGLTVQKQSDANAVEVSEVLEQELQILEQTYTAEGVSFQISQNTSEFTLEAANHVITDLVIAVVLVALIMLLFLHSIRNAIIVMVAVPASIVATFTVMFLAGFTLNLMSLLALSLVVGILVDDAIVVIENIYRHLEMGKNIAQASYDGIREIGATVVSITLVIVVVFVPLAMTGGLISGILTQFSITVAAATLISLLVAFTLIPLLTSRFSKLEHLDKDSFFGKIVYGFEAGLDAFVDWLIGILRWGFAHKIALLGITLVLFISSFFLVIKGFIGSEFVSEGDRGEFLLRLELPKDATLEQTNFKTREVEDYLRTLPEVTEVFTTVGVTSGQFTGSQSSSFTSEILVKLVGPEHRSMTGPDYARQLENYLEENITGAEYTGVPISIMGTANDAPIQVIVSGPDKDSIRIVSEKIEGILAGLKGTRKIESSLEDGNPEIRVEVDRYKMNELGLSMDMVGGALQVAFNGNDDSKYTDGDYEYDILVKLNEFDRKSISDVQNLTFLNRSGQLVKLEQFATVNQSEGPTKLERRDRVSSVKITSQVAGVPSGTVGAELTAAIEAMDLPQQVQINYDGDMKNQAEGFGSLGIALLASIILIYLIMVALYDSYVYPLVVMFSLPMALIGSLLALALTKGTLSIFSIMGLIMLMGLVAKNAILLVDFTNQLKAEGVEVKTALEKAVKIRFRPILMTTIAMVIGMMPIALATGAGAEWKNSLAWVIIGGLLSSMFLTLVVVPVIYYLFDRFMFKIGKSEKKQIELEETDVEEFESEAAAYV; from the coding sequence ATGCAAATCACTAAAATATCCATTCAGCGGTCGACCATGGTGGTCGTCCTCTTTACCGTACTGACTTTACTGGGGATTTTCTCCTACACCCAGCTGTCTTATGAGCTTTTGCCAAAAATGGAAACCAACGTGGTGACCATCTCTACGGTTTATCCTGGAGCAGCACCAACGGAAGTAGAAACCTCAGTGACGAAGAAGATCGAGGATGCAGTGGCTTCCTTGGAAGGGATAAAATCCATGAATTCCATTTCACAGGAAAGTATCTCCATTATCACCATAGAATTGGAAGCAGGCGAAGACGTAGATTATTCCTTACAGGACGCACAGCGTAAAATCAACGCCATCCTAGGCGACTTGCCAGATGATGCAGATCCACCGAGTTTGGGCAAATTTGATTTAGATGATTTGCCTATCATGCAGCTGGCAGTGTACTCCAACTTAAATCCATCAGAGTTCTATGATTTGGTAAAAAACAAAATCCAACCATCTCTAGCTCAGATAAAAGGTGTGGCCCAAGTGAATATGCTAGGTGGTACCGAGCGTGAAATCAAAGTTAACTTGGACCGGAATAAACTGGACGCTTACGGTATTTCACCGATTTCTGTAGCTCAGACTATCAATGCCAGTAATCTGGATTTTCCCACGGGTAGGCTAAAAGATAATGAGGGACAGGTGTTGATTCGTCTTGCAGGTAAATTTCAGAATATTCAGGATATAGAAAACCTCGTGATTGCTTACCGTAATGACGAATCTCCTATACAATTGAAAGAAGTAGCTGAAGTCCAGGATTCCTTTAAAGACGAGGAAATCCTGACCAGATTAAATGGTAAATCGGCGATTGGTTTAACAGTACAAAAGCAGTCTGATGCCAATGCAGTAGAAGTTTCGGAGGTGTTGGAGCAGGAGCTTCAAATCCTGGAGCAGACCTATACCGCTGAGGGCGTTTCTTTCCAGATCTCCCAAAATACATCTGAGTTTACATTGGAAGCAGCCAATCATGTGATCACGGATTTGGTTATTGCGGTAGTATTGGTGGCGCTGATCATGCTGCTGTTCCTACACAGTATACGAAATGCGATCATCGTAATGGTAGCTGTGCCGGCTTCCATAGTAGCAACATTTACAGTGATGTTCCTGGCAGGTTTTACCCTGAACCTGATGTCCTTACTGGCACTTTCGCTGGTGGTAGGTATCCTGGTGGATGATGCCATCGTGGTGATAGAAAATATTTACAGGCACCTGGAAATGGGGAAAAATATCGCACAGGCTTCCTATGACGGTATCCGCGAAATCGGAGCTACGGTGGTTTCCATTACCTTGGTTATTGTAGTGGTGTTCGTGCCTCTTGCGATGACGGGTGGTTTGATTTCGGGTATTTTGACCCAGTTCAGTATTACAGTAGCTGCTGCTACCCTGATTTCCCTGTTAGTCGCATTTACTTTGATTCCTCTTTTGACCTCTAGATTCTCCAAACTGGAGCATTTGGATAAGGATTCATTCTTTGGCAAAATTGTCTATGGGTTTGAAGCAGGTTTGGATGCATTTGTGGATTGGTTGATCGGGATTTTGAGATGGGGTTTTGCACACAAAATCGCTTTATTAGGAATCACCCTTGTCCTTTTCATTTCCTCTTTCTTTTTGGTGATCAAAGGATTTATAGGTTCCGAATTCGTTTCTGAAGGAGATAGAGGGGAATTCCTACTTAGACTGGAGCTCCCTAAGGATGCCACATTGGAGCAAACCAATTTCAAGACTCGCGAGGTAGAAGATTACCTGAGAACGCTTCCTGAGGTCACAGAGGTGTTTACCACAGTAGGTGTGACTTCTGGCCAGTTTACGGGTTCCCAATCTTCTTCATTTACATCTGAGATTTTGGTGAAGCTAGTTGGGCCAGAGCATAGAAGCATGACCGGGCCTGATTATGCCAGACAACTTGAAAACTATCTGGAAGAAAATATCACAGGAGCAGAATACACCGGAGTGCCTATATCTATCATGGGTACTGCGAATGATGCACCGATTCAGGTAATCGTATCTGGTCCGGATAAGGATTCTATTCGTATAGTTTCTGAAAAAATTGAAGGGATTCTAGCCGGATTAAAAGGTACAAGAAAGATAGAAAGCTCGCTGGAAGATGGTAACCCAGAAATCCGTGTGGAAGTAGATCGCTATAAAATGAATGAGCTGGGGCTTTCCATGGACATGGTGGGCGGAGCACTTCAAGTAGCATTTAACGGGAACGACGATTCGAAATATACTGATGGTGATTACGAATACGATATTCTGGTAAAACTGAATGAGTTTGACAGGAAGTCAATCTCTGATGTTCAGAACCTTACATTCCTGAATAGAAGCGGTCAATTGGTGAAACTCGAGCAGTTTGCGACAGTTAATCAGTCGGAAGGCCCTACCAAGCTGGAAAGAAGGGACCGTGTTTCTTCTGTGAAAATCACTTCTCAGGTAGCCGGTGTTCCTTCTGGAACAGTAGGGGCAGAATTGACTGCTGCGATAGAGGCGATGGACCTTCCCCAGCAAGTGCAGATCAACTATGATGGAGATATGAAAAACCAGGCAGAAGGTTTTGGTTCCTTAGGAATTGCGCTTTTGGCATCTATCATTTTGATCTACCTGATCATGGTTGCCCTGTATGATTCCTATGTCTATCCATTGGTGGTGATGTTCTCACTTCCTATGGCATTGATCGGTTCCTTATTGGCTTTGGCACTCACCAAAGGCACGCTCAGTATCTTTTCCATCATGGGGTTGATTATGCTCATGGGACTTGTGGCAAAGAATGCGATTCTATTGGTCGATTTCACCAATCAGCTTAAAGCTGAAGGAGTGGAAGTCAAGACCGCCTTGGAAAAGGCAGTTAAGATTCGTTTCCGTCCGATTTTGATGACTACCATCGCGATGGTGATAGGTATGATGCCTATTGCATTGGCTACTGGAGCAGGTGCCGAATGGAAAAATAGCTTGGCTTGGGTAATTATTGGGGGCCTACTTTCGTCTATGTTTTTGACGCTGGTAGTGGTTCCGGTGATTTACTACTTATTCGATCGGTTTATGTTCAAAATCGGGAAGTCTGAAAAGAAACAGATTGAGCTAGAAGAGACTGACGTAGAGGAGTTTGAATCTGAAGCTGCTGCTTACGTTTAA
- a CDS encoding acyl carrier protein, with the protein MNNIANLRKISKVFTQYGIDLTGKGKYASFEGDLQMDKVFVSGLIFELEYELHKELEDDKVAGVQAPAQIIELLMS; encoded by the coding sequence ATGAATAATATTGCTAACCTCCGTAAGATTTCCAAGGTGTTCACCCAATATGGAATAGACCTGACTGGAAAAGGAAAATATGCATCATTTGAAGGCGATCTGCAGATGGACAAGGTGTTCGTTTCAGGCTTGATATTCGAGTTGGAATATGAGCTTCACAAAGAGCTGGAAGATGATAAAGTAGCTGGAGTACAAGCCCCGGCACAGATTATTGAATTGTTGATGAGTTAA
- a CDS encoding Hpt domain-containing protein: protein MYQLISEQAIYQYFGEDDPEMIREMIQIILDTNIVDLKELDGFYQEEDFASIKKRCHKAKPSMSYIGALQTRKLLEAIENDLRNSQALNEELQSQLQLIESELAAFLAKI from the coding sequence ATGTACCAACTCATCAGTGAGCAAGCCATCTACCAGTACTTTGGAGAAGATGATCCGGAAATGATCCGGGAAATGATCCAAATCATACTCGACACCAACATTGTGGATCTTAAAGAGCTAGATGGATTTTACCAAGAAGAAGACTTTGCTTCCATCAAAAAACGCTGTCACAAAGCAAAACCCAGTATGAGCTACATAGGTGCCCTGCAAACCCGTAAATTATTGGAAGCTATTGAAAATGACTTAAGGAATTCGCAAGCTCTCAATGAGGAGCTTCAAAGTCAATTGCAACTCATCGAAAGCGAATTAGCAGCCTTTCTAGCTAAGATTTAA